The nucleotide window TAGCATCATCTTTCAAGAAAACACCAGAATGGTTGAGGTTAATCATAACAACTAGAGAAGAACCTGAAGTAATTGCGCCTTTACAAAGCCTTGAACCATTTATTCTCGAAACAGAATCAGAAGAAAATTTAAGTGATGTTATAAAATTTATTGAAAAAGAAGTTGCTAATTATGCTATAGATGGGAAGATCGATCTAATAGACCAAAATGAGATTTTAAGAAAAAGCGAAGGAAATTTTTTATATTTGGAATGGCTTCGTAGAGAATTAGCGGAGAATAGACTATCATTCAATAGGATTGAAGAATTTCCTCAAGGTTTGGGAGAGATTTATACACAATTTTTTCAACGTAAATTTCCTGATATTGATGTTTATGATCAGGATTTTGCACCTGCTTTAGAGTTAATTTTAGCATCTCAGGAACCTTTAAAATTAATGACTATTAGTTCTTATTTCAATTGGGGAGACAGAAAGTTAAGTAAATTCCAACAAGAGTTATCCTCTTTATTCCCCTCATATGATGATGGTAGTGCACCACCCAATGTATCTAATCTGGATAAATGGAAACATCTAAAAATTCAACCTTTTCATCGTTCACTTGTGGACTGGTTAACAAATCCGGATAGATCTTTTGATTACTTTTTAAGCCTACAGGACGGATATAAAACATTAACAGAACATGGTTGGCAGGAATATATCAACGGCACCCATAAAATGTCAATGCATATGTTGAAATATTTGCCTTACTATTTAATTCAGACCGAAATGTGGGAAGAGTTAGAAACAATTCTCACAGATTTAATCTTCATTGAAACCAAGTGTGCTCAAAAAATGGTTTATAATCTTACAAAGGATTATAATCAAACACTTGATTTTTTACCTGATGCAAAAATTGAAAAACAGCAAAAATTGGATTATGATAGTTATATTAATGTTTATATACAAAACTTAATTGCATTTGCTGATGGAAAAATTGAAAAACTAGATATTCTCCATTCTATTAAACCAATATCCGCCAATGAGATTGAATCTGGTTTGAAAACTTCAGAACATTCAGATCGTCTCTTTAAAATATTAGCATTTCAAAATTTCCTAAACTTCAACAGTAATAATTTATTAAAATACTCACATATTCCTGGTTTTTGTCTCCAAGAAGCTTATAATTTTTCAAAGACAGGGCCGGTAGCAGAAGCTGTTTCTGATATCTTAGCTGATAGAAATGAAAATTTTCTTTTAATAAAACATTCATCTCAAATTCCACCATACATTCCACATTTTAATCCGATCAAAACTTTGGAGCATCATACCAATTTCTTAAAGGCTGTTGCTATTACTCCCGATGGGAAATTTGCTGTTTCTGGAGGTTGGGATAAAAATATTTGTCTTTGGAATTTAGTAACAGGAGAATGTTTAGAAACATTAAAGGGTCATGATGATTGGATCAGTTGTGTTGATATAACTCCTGATGGGAAATTTGCTGTTTCTGGAGGTTGGGATAAAGTTATTCTCATGTGGGATCTACAAACTGGAAAATGCTTAAATATTTTGAAGGGCCATCAAAAACGAGTTAATGATGTAAAAATTACTCCAAATGGTCAAAAAGTAGTTTCTGTGAGTTATGATCGAACTATTCGCATTTGGAACTCTAAAACCAGTGAATGTGTAAAAATTGTCAGGGGTCATGAAGCTGCAGTTAATTCTGTTAGTATAACTCCGGATGGGAAATTTGCACTTACAGGAAGTGATGATAAAACTTTAATGATATGGAATATTGAAAAAGGTGAATGTGTAAAAATTGTTAGGGGTCATGAAGCTGCAGTTAATTCTGTTAGTATAACCCCTGATTGTACTAAATTTATTTCAGGAGATAGGAAAAATAAATTATATTTATGGGATTTAAATGCAGATAAACCACTGAAGATCATGGAAGGCCATAGTGGCTATATTGCAAGTGTTTCCATAACTGCTGATGGTAAATTAGGTATCTCTGCAAGCGCTGACAATTCATTAAAATTATGGGATTTAGAAAATGGAAAAATATTTAAAACGTTAATAAGTCATGTTAAAAATGTTAATAGTGTAAGTATAACTCCAGATGGGCTTTTAGCTGTAACAGGGAGTGATGATAGAACATTAAAACTGTGGAATCTAAAAGTTGGAGAATCAATAGAACCCCTTAGAATTCGTACAAAAGATGTTTATAGTCTTGATATAACACCTGATGGGGATTTAGCTGCCACTGAAACTGGTAGTTGGAATAACACGATTAAATTGTGGGATTTGGAAGCAGGAAAATGTTTGAATACGTTAAAAGGTCACTCTGACTTTGTGACAAGTGTAAAAATAACTTATGACAAATCTAGGGTAGTTTCGGGTAGTTTTGATAATACTCTGCGCATATGGGACTTCAAAACAGGTGAATGCTTGAAACTACTTGGATTTAAAACCCCAAAAATTTACACACTTGTTCTAACTAATGATGATAAAATTGCTATTTCTGGAAATATGGATAGATCATTAAGTGTATGGGATCTAACAAAAGGCGAATTGATAAATACTCTTAAGCACCATAATGGTGGTGTTTATGCAGTTGCTGTTGTCCCAAATGGGGAATATGTTGTATCTGGAAGTTCAGATATGAATATAAAAATATGGGACTTTAAAAAGGGGAAATGTGTAAATACATTGGAGGGACACTCAGATACTATATCTGATATAAAGATTACTCCTGATGGTCAAAATATTGTTTCTGGGAGTGATGATCGTACTTTGAGGATTTGGGATATTGGGACTGGAAAATGTTTAAAAATACTTAAAGGGCATACTGATAGTGTAAACAATGTAAAAATTACTCCTGATGGTCAAAATATTGTTTCTGGGAGTGATGATCGTACTTTGAGGATTTGGGATATTGGGACTGGAAAATGCTTAAAAATACTTAAAGGGCACTCAGATACAATTAATTCCATCAATATGGATTTTAATGGGAAATTTACTATCTCAGGGAGTGATGATGGTACTATAAGAGTGTGGGATATTAAAACAGGGCTTTGTTTGGCCGTTTATCAGTTTAAAGGAAAAATAAAGTTATTATCTGATATAGGTAATAATGGTAATTTTATCATGGTATCAAATGAATTTGGTCTCCCCCTCATAATGAAAGCAGCTAAATTTGGTAGTCTGTAGTTTAAATCAAATGATCCCTAAAAATCAAAAAAACATTTATGGATGAAAATTATAACTTCTTCACATTCATAGAACACACCTAAGCTTGATTTTTTTTAATTTGAGGTAGGGTAACCTATATTATTTTAAATGAAACTTGAAACTAAAATTACATTCCTAGTTCTGAATTCAAACATTAACTTTTTTATTGGATTATCCCACTTTTGGGTTCTAGAAAATGAATTCCCATAAAACCCTAAGTTATATTGTCTCTTTTTTTGGAGACTAACTTTGTAATATAATCGATTAGGGGTGTTTTAATTGGATTCAATGAAAAAAGTTATTAATGGAATTGAAATCAGTCTGCGTGAAGCCGATGTGACCCAATATAAGTGGATTGGCCGTGATGAGGAGATGAGATTTTTAATGGCATCATGGTTACAGATAGATAAAGATGACCTGCCAATGACCCCGGTTTTGGTGGGTGACCCTGGAAATGGTAAAACCACCCTGGCCTGTGCCAGTGCCCAGGAATTTGACCAACCAGTCTACCTCATGAACTGCACCTCAGACATGCGCCCTGAAGATCTGATCATAACCCCTGTGATTTACAGTGGCAACCAGATCAGATACCGGGGCAGCCCCCTGGTATCTGCAGTCATCAATGGAGGAGTTTGTGTTCTGGATGAGGCCAACAGAATGAATGAAAAGTGCTGGGCCAGTCTAGCTCCACTTTTAGATGATCGTAGGTATGTGGAATCAGTGATTGCTGGTGTGAAAATCAAAGCCCACCCTGATTTCCGCTTCGTGGCCACAATGAACGATGATCCCTCCACATACACTATCCCAGGATACATTGAATCTCGGTTAAAACCAGTAATAGGTGTGGAACCTCCTAGCGGGGAGGTTTTACGGGCCATTGTTAAGGCCAATGTACCTTACGCCTCTGAAGATCTCATTTACTCCATAATCCAGCACATGTTAAAGGATCAGGATGCATTCTTCTCCCGGTCATTCTCCATAAGAGATGCCATTGAAGTAACCCGTTACGCTGTAAGACTTTCCAGGGAGGGTGAAGACTACCAGAAATCCTTCGATTACATCTTGAATACAGGGAGTGAATCATTATGAGTGATAAAATCATCACTCTCCCCTACTTCCCGGGACGGGCAGAGGATGCCTACCACATCAAAGAAGAAATCAGCCAGCTGGAAGGAGTTGTGGTGGCTGTTGATCTGCCGGATGGTTTAGGGGAGGAAATAATAAAGGCAGTGGAGAAACTTCCCATGATTTCTGTTATTGCTGATGAAATGGGGCGGGCCATACCCATCACTCCTAATGATCCGGCCATAGAAGCTGTGCGCAGCTCTCTTGATCAGGACATAAGCATTGAATTTTTAGATGCATCATTACCCTTTACTCGGGAAGAATTCAGGGGTATTGATAAATTCGCTGACCTGGTGGAGGATATTGGAGTTGAGAAGTATGCCAGTTTACTTAAACCATATAAATCCCAGTACATGGAATCCCGTTATAAATACATGGCTCTTAAGTTAAAAGAGTTATTGGAAAAAGACGAGAAAGTACTCTTTGTATGCAATATTAAACATTATAAAGATGTTCTGGAATATCTGGACAAACCATTGGACATGGGTTATGGGATGGTGGTACCTACCATCACCTGTAAGGTTAAAGAATCCGATGTAGGGAAGATATCCTCAGAAATGCCCTTCATGATATTCCAGTATGAAAACTCCCGCAATAAAGGTTTTGATCGGGGAGATTCCATATTAAAACTCTACCAGGATGAAGAAGCTGATCTGGGGATGGTGGAGACTTATAAATATGCCCGGAACCTGGCCATTAGTGATGGACATATTTACCCTAATCTTTATAACATCATCGCTGCAGCCAAGTACACTCAGGATGATGATTATGCATATAACGTTCTGGAGAGGAGTCAAACCTATCCTTTCACCTATAACCAGAGTAACTGTGTCATCAAATCCTATATAAATTATGATCTGGAACCATTGAATGGTGCCAGTGTGTTGGAGATTAAAAAGAAGCTTAAATTGGGATCTGAACAGTCAAAGAAACGGAAAAGAGATTCTCATGGGAGATTCTTTCGTCGTTTTAAGAGAACTCCTGATTGCTTTAAAAAGGAAAGGGTTTTTGTCAATTACCTTCGGAACAATTACTTCCACCTGGTACCATCAGGGGAATTTGAAGTGGAAGAATTCCAGTGTGGCCTTAGCGATGGAATTGACATCAGACAATCCTTAAGATACAGGTTCAATGATAAAATCTTCGTTAAAAATGATAAAATGATAAACAACACTGCTTATGTAGTGGATTTTGGGGGAGCGCCCAATACTTCTATCTTCTTCGACAGTCAGCACAATTGTGTTGGGACAGCCACTAACAATTCCCAGGATGATGGTTCCTGCTGGAACTGTATGGTTGTATTTCCAGATACACTGGAGGTGGAAGTTTCAAGCCTACTTTACAGTGTAAGTTACCATAATACCCGGGAGTCTTGCGTGGAACTGGCAGCCCAGTATTCAGATTATGTATACGTATTCAGTTCCAGTAAAGCAGAAATTGCGGAAAATAAACATAATAACGTAAAATACCTTCCTTTAGAAAGGATACCCCAAAACATACGTGATGAAATGCGCTGTTTTAAGATGAAATGGTATGACTCGGAGGAATATTGATGCAAAGATTTGAAGGTGCCCTGATAAAAAAGAGAAAACCATTAGTCACCCTTGTAATTTACGGGAAAATAAATCAGGATCTCTCCAATCATCTCTATGAATCCTTTTTCAAGTTTTTACAGTCTATAGATGATAATTTAGAATATACTCCTGAAATTAATGTGCTCCAAATGCCCAACCCCCAAATTGAAGAACATGGAAAAGAGGAGGAGGTTTTTTCAAGGGAACTGGACAAAATCACTGGGAAGATTGTGGTGGGAGTCACTGAAATTGGAATATATGATAGGGGTATATCCCGGAATATTTTTGGTTTTGG belongs to uncultured Methanobacterium sp. and includes:
- a CDS encoding TIR domain-containing protein, which translates into the protein MSGENISKAKKDVKPLRIFISYGHDEHAVVAEKLKVDLINSGHNVWFDRDRLKPGGDWEKYIEEGLHWVTENPDFGRVILLMTPHSVRRPEGYCLNELRRFLDRSNMNPIPIMLVWCEPPLSICRLQWLDMQKCIPLGESKSEYQEKFDELLESLQESKVKYGPYNSLKKILRPLEFDADILDHLERFTGREWLFDIIDSWVKKPNQSRIFLLTGDPGVGKSAIAAWLCENRNIAAFHLCHYGSSEKSDPRRLVLSLAYQLSTQIMDYEERLKSMNIQELIGDANANALFDSLIVQPLRKIPKPETNVVILIDALDEASEKKKNVLAHFLASSFKKTPEWLRLIITTREEPEVIAPLQSLEPFILETESEENLSDVIKFIEKEVANYAIDGKIDLIDQNEILRKSEGNFLYLEWLRRELAENRLSFNRIEEFPQGLGEIYTQFFQRKFPDIDVYDQDFAPALELILASQEPLKLMTISSYFNWGDRKLSKFQQELSSLFPSYDDGSAPPNVSNLDKWKHLKIQPFHRSLVDWLTNPDRSFDYFLSLQDGYKTLTEHGWQEYINGTHKMSMHMLKYLPYYLIQTEMWEELETILTDLIFIETKCAQKMVYNLTKDYNQTLDFLPDAKIEKQQKLDYDSYINVYIQNLIAFADGKIEKLDILHSIKPISANEIESGLKTSEHSDRLFKILAFQNFLNFNSNNLLKYSHIPGFCLQEAYNFSKTGPVAEAVSDILADRNENFLLIKHSSQIPPYIPHFNPIKTLEHHTNFLKAVAITPDGKFAVSGGWDKNICLWNLVTGECLETLKGHDDWISCVDITPDGKFAVSGGWDKVILMWDLQTGKCLNILKGHQKRVNDVKITPNGQKVVSVSYDRTIRIWNSKTSECVKIVRGHEAAVNSVSITPDGKFALTGSDDKTLMIWNIEKGECVKIVRGHEAAVNSVSITPDCTKFISGDRKNKLYLWDLNADKPLKIMEGHSGYIASVSITADGKLGISASADNSLKLWDLENGKIFKTLISHVKNVNSVSITPDGLLAVTGSDDRTLKLWNLKVGESIEPLRIRTKDVYSLDITPDGDLAATETGSWNNTIKLWDLEAGKCLNTLKGHSDFVTSVKITYDKSRVVSGSFDNTLRIWDFKTGECLKLLGFKTPKIYTLVLTNDDKIAISGNMDRSLSVWDLTKGELINTLKHHNGGVYAVAVVPNGEYVVSGSSDMNIKIWDFKKGKCVNTLEGHSDTISDIKITPDGQNIVSGSDDRTLRIWDIGTGKCLKILKGHTDSVNNVKITPDGQNIVSGSDDRTLRIWDIGTGKCLKILKGHSDTINSINMDFNGKFTISGSDDGTIRVWDIKTGLCLAVYQFKGKIKLLSDIGNNGNFIMVSNEFGLPLIMKAAKFGSL
- a CDS encoding AAA family ATPase; translated protein: MKKVINGIEISLREADVTQYKWIGRDEEMRFLMASWLQIDKDDLPMTPVLVGDPGNGKTTLACASAQEFDQPVYLMNCTSDMRPEDLIITPVIYSGNQIRYRGSPLVSAVINGGVCVLDEANRMNEKCWASLAPLLDDRRYVESVIAGVKIKAHPDFRFVATMNDDPSTYTIPGYIESRLKPVIGVEPPSGEVLRAIVKANVPYASEDLIYSIIQHMLKDQDAFFSRSFSIRDAIEVTRYAVRLSREGEDYQKSFDYILNTGSESL